Proteins from one Thermobifida alba genomic window:
- a CDS encoding NERD domain-containing protein produces MRTYRSLLRPDTVRRWLPRAVACLAAAVALGLLFSSWRVGVTAGAAVLVGFIVHTSQRQSEVPQWRRPSSAQRRTEAQLKVMQRFGYRVLHARRIQDGNGQIDHFIVGRRGAFAIDSESWDKRLPLRNKLEKLYHGRFSKNERIDEALAEARNAERLISEELGREIKVRAALAIYGPSMPWDSHRLRGVDIIVGTKVRKWLRSGKDRLTEEEIEEIYRAAQKVLPPRY; encoded by the coding sequence GTGCGGACCTACCGCTCGCTGCTGCGACCGGACACGGTGCGCCGCTGGCTGCCCCGGGCCGTCGCCTGCCTGGCGGCCGCGGTGGCCCTGGGACTGCTGTTCAGCAGCTGGCGCGTGGGCGTGACCGCCGGGGCCGCGGTGCTCGTCGGATTCATCGTCCACACCTCCCAGCGCCAGTCCGAGGTCCCGCAGTGGCGCAGGCCCTCCTCCGCCCAGCGGCGCACCGAGGCGCAGCTGAAGGTCATGCAGCGCTTCGGCTACCGGGTGCTGCACGCCCGGCGCATCCAGGACGGCAACGGCCAGATCGACCACTTCATCGTGGGGCGGCGCGGCGCCTTCGCCATCGACTCCGAGTCCTGGGACAAGCGGCTGCCGCTCCGCAACAAACTGGAGAAGCTCTACCACGGCCGGTTCTCCAAGAACGAGCGCATCGACGAGGCGCTGGCCGAGGCGCGCAACGCCGAACGGCTGATCAGCGAGGAACTGGGCCGCGAGATCAAGGTGCGCGCCGCGCTGGCGATCTACGGCCCCAGCATGCCCTGGGACAGCCACCGGCTGCGCGGGGTCGACATCATCGTCGGCACCAAGGTCCGCAAGTGGCTGCGCAGCGGCAAGGACCGGCTGACCGAGGAGGAGATCGAGGAGATCTACCGGGCAGCCCAGAAGGTCCTGCCGCCGCGGTACTGA
- a CDS encoding acyl-CoA thioesterase codes for MTDGTGSTTGTARRHVHVGQVRFADLDPLNHVNNVRMLTYLEDARISFLHWDDEDGPGAFGNLVVARHEADYLRPLTLRRAPFRVETWVTEIRNASFTLRYEILDDDAVYLRALSVLVAYDLAEQRPRRLSPAERAHLERYLA; via the coding sequence GTGACAGACGGCACCGGCAGCACAACGGGCACCGCACGGCGCCACGTCCACGTGGGGCAGGTCCGCTTCGCCGACCTGGACCCGCTGAACCACGTCAACAACGTGCGGATGCTGACCTACCTGGAGGACGCCCGCATCTCCTTCCTGCACTGGGACGACGAGGACGGCCCGGGGGCCTTCGGCAACCTGGTGGTGGCCCGGCACGAGGCCGACTACCTGCGGCCGCTGACACTGCGCCGCGCCCCCTTCCGGGTGGAGACGTGGGTGACCGAGATCAGGAACGCCAGCTTCACCCTGCGCTACGAGATCCTCGACGACGACGCGGTGTACCTGAGGGCGCTGTCGGTCCTGGTCGCCTACGACCTGGCCGAGCAGCGCCCGCGCCGTCTCAGCCCGGCCGAGCGCGCCCACCTGGAGCGGTATCTCGCCTGA
- the ilvD gene encoding dihydroxy-acid dehydratase: MPALRSRTVTHGRNMAGARALLRATGVAREDFGKPIVAVANSFTQFVPGHVHLREVADVVADAVRAAGGVPREFNTIAVDDGIAMGHGGMLYSLPSRELIADAVEYMVNAHCADALVCVSNCDKITPGMLLAALRLNIPTVFVSGGPMEAGKVTVVDGTATTVRKLDLINPMIAAADESVSQSELDALEEAACPTCGSCSGMFTANSMNCLTEAIGLALPGNGTVLATHTARKQLYQDAGRLVVEAARRYYEEDDESVLPLSIASPAAFGNAMALDVAMGGSTNTILHLLAAATEAGVDFGLDEIDALSRRVPCLCKVAPNTDRYHIEDVHRAGGIPAILGELARAGLLDTSLPTVHGMTVGEYLDAWDIASPNVRPEAVELFHAAPGGKRSTEAFSQNTRWDSLDLDRVSGCIRSVEHAYTADGGLAVLKGNLAPDGAIVKTAGVEEELWTFSGPAKVFESQEDAVDGILNKAVQPGDVVVIRYEGPKGGPGMQEMLYPTSFLKGRGLGKACALVTDGRFSGGTSGLSIGHASPEAAAGGDIALVEDGDIITIDIPNRSITLEVAEDELNTRRERLLKELGGFRPRDRQRPVSAALRAYAAMATSASTGAARDVTQVERHRS, encoded by the coding sequence ATGCCCGCGCTTCGTTCACGGACGGTCACCCACGGCAGGAACATGGCCGGTGCGCGCGCGCTGCTGCGCGCCACCGGCGTGGCACGTGAGGACTTCGGCAAACCCATCGTGGCGGTGGCCAACAGCTTCACCCAGTTCGTGCCCGGACACGTGCACCTGCGCGAGGTCGCCGACGTCGTGGCCGACGCGGTGCGCGCGGCGGGCGGTGTGCCGCGCGAGTTCAACACCATCGCGGTCGACGACGGCATCGCCATGGGCCACGGCGGCATGCTGTACTCCCTGCCCAGTCGCGAACTGATCGCCGACGCCGTGGAGTACATGGTCAACGCGCACTGCGCCGACGCCCTGGTGTGCGTGTCCAACTGCGACAAGATCACCCCCGGCATGCTGCTGGCCGCGCTGCGGCTGAACATCCCCACCGTGTTCGTCTCCGGCGGGCCGATGGAGGCCGGGAAGGTCACCGTCGTCGACGGCACCGCCACCACGGTGCGCAAGCTCGACCTGATCAACCCGATGATCGCCGCCGCCGACGAGAGCGTCTCGCAGAGCGAGCTGGACGCCCTGGAGGAGGCGGCCTGCCCCACCTGCGGCTCCTGCTCGGGCATGTTCACCGCCAACTCGATGAACTGCCTGACCGAGGCCATCGGCCTGGCGCTGCCCGGCAACGGCACCGTGCTCGCCACGCACACCGCGCGCAAGCAGCTCTACCAGGACGCGGGGCGGCTCGTCGTGGAGGCGGCGCGCCGCTACTACGAGGAGGACGACGAGTCGGTGCTGCCGCTGTCCATCGCCTCCCCGGCGGCGTTCGGCAACGCGATGGCGCTGGACGTGGCGATGGGCGGCTCCACCAACACGATCCTGCACCTGCTGGCCGCGGCCACCGAGGCGGGCGTGGACTTCGGGCTGGACGAGATCGACGCGCTGTCGCGCCGGGTGCCGTGCCTGTGCAAGGTCGCCCCGAACACCGACCGGTACCACATCGAGGACGTGCACCGGGCGGGCGGCATCCCCGCGATCCTGGGCGAGCTGGCCCGCGCCGGGCTGCTGGACACCTCGCTGCCCACGGTGCACGGCATGACGGTCGGCGAGTACCTGGACGCCTGGGACATCGCCTCGCCGAACGTGCGCCCCGAGGCGGTGGAGCTGTTCCACGCCGCCCCCGGCGGGAAGCGCAGCACCGAGGCGTTCTCGCAGAACACCCGGTGGGACTCGCTGGACCTGGACCGCGTCTCCGGATGCATCCGCTCGGTCGAGCACGCCTACACCGCCGACGGCGGCCTGGCCGTGCTCAAGGGCAACCTCGCTCCCGACGGCGCGATCGTCAAGACCGCCGGCGTGGAGGAGGAGCTGTGGACCTTCAGCGGTCCGGCCAAGGTGTTCGAGAGCCAGGAGGACGCCGTGGACGGCATCCTCAACAAGGCGGTCCAGCCCGGTGACGTGGTGGTCATCCGCTACGAGGGCCCCAAGGGCGGTCCGGGCATGCAGGAGATGCTGTACCCGACGAGCTTCCTCAAGGGCCGTGGGCTGGGCAAGGCGTGCGCGCTGGTCACCGACGGCCGGTTCTCCGGCGGCACCTCGGGGCTGTCCATCGGGCACGCCTCCCCCGAGGCGGCGGCCGGGGGCGACATCGCCCTGGTCGAGGACGGCGACATCATCACCATCGACATCCCCAACCGGTCGATCACCCTTGAGGTCGCCGAGGACGAGCTGAACACCCGCCGGGAGCGGCTGCTCAAGGAGCTGGGCGGGTTCCGGCCGCGGGACCGGCAGCGGCCGGTGAGCGCGGCGCTGCGCGCCTACGCGGCGATGGCCACCTCGGCCTCCACCGGTGCGGCCCGCGACGTCACCCAGGTCGAGCGGCACCGCTCCTGA
- a CDS encoding HNH endonuclease: MLLLNASYEPLTTVPLRRAVLLVLREKAEVVHGDSTGAVLRSTTASLSVPSVIRLRRYIRVPYRRRVPLTRVALMRRDNYHCAYCDRRAETIDHVIPRSRGGQHVWENVVAACRSCNHRKADRLLDELGWKLNVTPTVPRGVHWRLINGENHSDPLWAPYMARVRV, from the coding sequence GTGCTGCTGCTCAACGCCAGCTACGAACCACTGACGACGGTGCCGCTGCGACGCGCGGTCCTGCTGGTCCTGCGGGAGAAGGCCGAGGTCGTGCACGGCGACTCCACGGGAGCCGTGCTCCGCTCGACCACCGCCTCGCTGTCGGTGCCGTCGGTCATCCGACTACGCCGCTACATCCGGGTGCCCTACCGGCGCAGGGTCCCCCTGACCAGGGTGGCGCTCATGCGGCGCGACAACTACCACTGCGCCTACTGCGACAGGCGCGCCGAGACCATCGACCACGTCATCCCCCGCAGCCGCGGAGGCCAGCACGTCTGGGAGAACGTGGTGGCGGCCTGCCGGTCCTGCAACCACCGTAAGGCCGACCGGCTCCTCGACGAGCTCGGTTGGAAACTGAACGTCACCCCCACGGTTCCGCGGGGCGTCCACTGGCGCCTCATCAACGGCGAGAACCACAGCGACCCCCTCTGGGCCCCCTACATGGCCAGAGTGCGGGTCTGA
- the malQ gene encoding 4-alpha-glucanotransferase, with translation MSDAELVRLAEEHGVSTNYVDWRGTWTTVSVDTLRHVLTALGVDVSDPAAALAELREHRAAHPLPPAVVVRRGRVPQLTLPAGARTRVELADGGHAEIGAALPLGVHRLHVEHDRGRRAVPLLVVPDRLARSTRRRVWGLMTQLYSVRSRVSWALGDLHDLAELSAWAARDLGASFTLVNPLHATEPLPPLQDSPYLPVGRRYASPLYLRIEDVPEYARLNSVQRETIQRLARPLRDRGRTADLLDRDAVWQAKRAALEILHGVRRSTDREEAFRAYLDREGEALESYATWCAIAEEYGPDHRRWPEPLRDPGSEAVRDEARRRRRRVDFHRWAQWILDGQLADAQAGARRAGMDIGIVHDLAVGAQSGGADAWMYRDTLVPGVHIGAPPDEFNQQGQDWGQPPWHPVRLAERGYGPFLEQLRQVARHAGGIRMDHVMGLFRLWWVPEGASAADGAYVRYDHEGMVGALLLAAHESGVLVVGEDLGTVEPWVRDHLGERGVLGTSVLWFEHDGQGALRRPETWRTDCLATVATHDLPPVASYVMAEHVELRAHLNLLTRPVEEERADAEARVAAWRALLVELGLLDPSVDPVADPAAVVTALHGYLARTPSALVGVALTDLVGDHRMQNQPGTSSGYPNWRIPLTDGEGEPVFLEDLVTNPERVVSVRAALGDLADLSPRPRPGGQLSAPRRPRPPMLDPRPGQ, from the coding sequence GTGAGCGATGCTGAACTGGTCCGGCTGGCCGAGGAGCACGGCGTCTCGACGAACTACGTGGACTGGCGGGGGACCTGGACCACGGTCTCCGTGGACACCCTGCGCCACGTGCTCACCGCCCTGGGAGTGGACGTCAGCGACCCCGCCGCCGCCCTCGCCGAGCTCCGGGAGCACCGGGCCGCGCACCCGCTGCCCCCGGCCGTCGTCGTCCGCCGGGGACGCGTCCCGCAGCTGACGCTCCCCGCCGGCGCCCGCACCCGGGTGGAACTCGCCGACGGGGGGCACGCCGAGATCGGGGCGGCCCTTCCACTGGGCGTGCACCGGCTGCACGTGGAGCACGACCGCGGCCGCCGCGCCGTTCCCCTGCTGGTGGTGCCCGACCGGCTGGCGCGCTCCACGCGCCGCCGTGTGTGGGGCCTGATGACGCAGCTGTACTCGGTCCGCTCCCGCGTCTCCTGGGCCCTGGGGGACCTGCACGACCTCGCCGAACTGTCCGCCTGGGCGGCCCGCGACCTGGGCGCGTCCTTCACCCTCGTCAACCCGCTCCACGCCACCGAACCGCTGCCGCCCCTGCAGGACTCCCCCTACCTGCCGGTGGGCCGCCGCTACGCCAGCCCTCTCTACCTGCGGATCGAGGACGTCCCCGAGTACGCTCGGCTCAACTCCGTGCAGCGCGAGACGATCCAGCGGCTCGCCCGTCCGCTGCGCGACCGGGGACGCACCGCCGACCTGCTGGACCGCGACGCGGTCTGGCAGGCCAAACGCGCCGCGCTGGAGATCCTCCACGGGGTGCGGCGCTCCACCGACCGGGAGGAGGCCTTCCGCGCCTACCTGGACCGGGAGGGCGAGGCGCTGGAGTCCTACGCCACCTGGTGCGCGATCGCCGAGGAGTACGGCCCCGACCACCGCCGCTGGCCCGAACCGCTGCGCGACCCCGGATCCGAGGCGGTCCGCGACGAGGCGCGGCGCCGCCGGCGGCGGGTCGACTTCCACCGCTGGGCGCAGTGGATCCTGGACGGACAGCTCGCCGACGCCCAGGCGGGCGCCCGCCGGGCCGGGATGGACATCGGGATCGTGCACGACCTCGCGGTGGGCGCGCAGAGCGGCGGCGCGGACGCGTGGATGTACCGCGACACGCTCGTTCCCGGCGTCCACATCGGGGCGCCCCCGGACGAGTTCAACCAGCAGGGACAGGACTGGGGACAGCCGCCCTGGCACCCGGTCCGCCTCGCCGAGCGGGGCTACGGCCCCTTCCTGGAGCAGCTGCGCCAGGTGGCGCGGCACGCCGGCGGCATCCGCATGGACCACGTCATGGGGCTGTTCCGGCTGTGGTGGGTGCCCGAGGGCGCCTCGGCGGCCGACGGCGCCTACGTGCGCTACGACCACGAGGGAATGGTCGGCGCGCTGCTGCTGGCCGCCCACGAGTCCGGCGTCCTGGTGGTGGGCGAGGACCTGGGCACCGTCGAACCGTGGGTCCGCGACCACCTGGGCGAACGCGGGGTGCTGGGCACCTCGGTGCTGTGGTTCGAACACGACGGGCAGGGGGCCCTGCGCCGCCCCGAGACCTGGCGCACCGACTGCCTGGCCACCGTGGCCACCCACGACCTGCCGCCGGTCGCCTCCTACGTCATGGCCGAGCACGTGGAACTGCGCGCCCACCTCAACCTGCTGACCCGCCCGGTGGAGGAGGAACGCGCCGACGCCGAGGCTCGGGTCGCCGCCTGGCGTGCACTGCTGGTGGAGCTGGGCCTGCTGGATCCGTCGGTCGACCCGGTGGCCGACCCCGCCGCGGTGGTCACCGCCCTGCACGGCTATCTGGCGCGCACCCCCTCCGCACTGGTCGGCGTGGCCCTGACCGACCTGGTCGGCGACCACCGCATGCAGAACCAGCCGGGGACCAGCAGCGGATACCCGAACTGGCGCATCCCGCTGACCGACGGCGAGGGCGAACCGGTGTTCCTGGAGGACCTGGTCACCAACCCGGAGCGGGTCGTGTCGGTGCGCGCCGCCCTGGGCGACCTGGCGGACCTGTCCCCGCGGCCCCGCCCCGGCGGGCAGCTGTCCGCCCCGCGCCGCCCGAGGCCTCCGATGCTCGACCCGCGCCCGGGACAGTAG
- a CDS encoding MFS transporter, with protein MLNSYRPLLSVPHLPGLFAWSLAARLNIAGLPIGITFLVADWTGSYALAGAVSTTLTVGAAVAGPLRGRSADRGRTDRLMALCGLCYGVGLVALALLPAALWWLAFPLSLVTGLFTPPASQVGRALWPRLTSGRTRTAMYAAESTFQELVFVLGPLVAAAAVGVGGGAGAVLLIAAVSVAGSGGFALTIRRAGLASPPASGPDTADHARRHRSLLLRPELSLLVAVCMLLIAGLAAVDLVIVAWAREMGRPGVAGVLAALWSFGSLVGGLVAGGLAGPPRLSRRAFAATAGVALLIPLLPPVLELPSPWLLIPVLFVAGLAIAPTLAAATERISDAAPAHRRAEAFGWMNTGITTGVAFSAPVTGWLVDSGGPALGVVGGTVMVLLAAALTLGVGRLGGTVPGDPDGGGGERDDG; from the coding sequence GTGCTCAACTCCTACCGTCCGTTGCTGTCCGTCCCCCATCTGCCCGGGCTCTTCGCCTGGTCGCTGGCGGCCCGGCTGAACATCGCCGGACTGCCGATCGGCATCACCTTCCTGGTGGCCGACTGGACCGGCTCCTACGCCCTGGCCGGAGCGGTCAGCACCACCCTGACCGTGGGGGCCGCGGTGGCCGGACCGCTGCGCGGCCGCAGCGCCGACCGGGGACGCACCGACCGGCTCATGGCCCTGTGCGGACTCTGCTACGGGGTCGGGCTGGTGGCGCTGGCCCTGCTGCCCGCCGCGCTGTGGTGGCTGGCCTTCCCCCTGTCCCTGGTCACCGGTCTGTTCACGCCTCCGGCCTCCCAGGTGGGCCGTGCGCTGTGGCCCCGGCTGACCTCGGGGCGGACCCGCACCGCCATGTACGCGGCCGAGTCCACTTTCCAGGAACTCGTGTTCGTCCTGGGGCCGCTGGTGGCGGCCGCGGCCGTGGGCGTGGGCGGGGGCGCCGGGGCGGTGCTGCTGATCGCTGCGGTGTCGGTGGCGGGCTCCGGGGGGTTCGCCCTGACGATCCGCAGGGCGGGCCTGGCCTCCCCTCCGGCGTCCGGCCCCGACACCGCGGACCACGCGCGGCGGCACCGGTCCCTGCTGCTGCGGCCGGAGCTGTCGCTGCTGGTCGCCGTGTGCATGCTGCTGATCGCCGGGCTGGCGGCGGTGGACCTCGTCATCGTGGCCTGGGCGCGGGAGATGGGCCGTCCCGGCGTCGCCGGGGTGCTCGCCGCCCTCTGGTCCTTCGGTTCCCTGGTCGGCGGACTGGTCGCGGGCGGGCTGGCGGGCCCGCCGCGGCTGAGCCGCCGGGCGTTCGCCGCCACGGCGGGCGTCGCGCTGCTGATCCCGCTGCTGCCGCCGGTGCTGGAACTGCCCTCGCCGTGGCTGCTGATCCCGGTGCTGTTCGTCGCCGGCCTGGCGATCGCCCCGACGCTGGCGGCGGCCACCGAGCGGATCAGCGACGCCGCTCCGGCCCACCGGCGCGCCGAGGCGTTCGGCTGGATGAACACCGGCATCACCACCGGGGTGGCGTTCTCCGCCCCGGTGACCGGGTGGCTGGTGGACTCGGGCGGTCCCGCCCTGGGCGTGGTGGGCGGCACGGTCATGGTGCTGCTGGCCGCCGCGCTCACCCTGGGCGTGGGACGGCTGGGCGGCACGGTTCCCGGCGACCCGGACGGCGGGGGCGGGGAGCGGGACGACGGGTAG
- a CDS encoding FmdB family zinc ribbon protein, giving the protein MPRYEFRCRACGETFEVSRPMAEANEPAECPHGHDDTVKLLSTVGVSGLAQSPRPAGGGCCGGGCCG; this is encoded by the coding sequence ATGCCTCGTTACGAGTTCCGCTGCCGCGCCTGCGGCGAGACCTTCGAAGTGTCCCGGCCCATGGCCGAGGCCAACGAACCGGCCGAGTGCCCGCACGGGCACGACGACACCGTCAAGCTGCTGTCCACCGTCGGGGTGAGCGGCCTGGCCCAGAGCCCGCGCCCGGCCGGGGGCGGCTGCTGCGGGGGCGGCTGCTGCGGCTGA
- a CDS encoding amidase, translated as MSEIHDLTAVRQAALFRRRELSPVEVTDHYLDRIERLGDEVGAFVTVTPELARQQARNAEKQLFAEDPERLPALLGLCVPVKDLDMVAGVRCTRGSRVFADHVADADEGYVAELRRAGAVLPGKTNTPEFGLPCYTENEVAPPARTPWDTTRSAGGSSGGAAAAVAAGLAPFAQGGDGGGSIRIPASVCGLYGIKPTRGRVTAAPLRTADPIGLSVTGPLARTVADAALLLDALTLGDVGDPFPAPPLPAGETFLSHTRRDPGRLRLACFATPPLPGTEVHPDVLAAHHGTARLLEELGHDVTEITPPFDGSHMDHFATVWAVAAASAPVPDGQEHRLRPLTRWLRERGRAVPAPDYVEAVAQLRRFARLALTVFAPYDAVLTPTLATPPVPLGHFTATGDPAEEFARMNAFTPFGNVYNITGQPAVTLPLHTTADGLPVGVMLAGRIGAEGTLLSLSAQLEAARPWLDRTPGIWRR; from the coding sequence GTGAGCGAGATCCACGACCTGACCGCGGTGCGGCAGGCAGCGCTGTTCCGCCGCAGGGAGCTGTCGCCCGTCGAGGTCACCGACCACTACCTGGACCGGATCGAACGGCTCGGCGACGAGGTCGGCGCCTTCGTCACGGTCACGCCGGAACTGGCCCGGCAGCAGGCCCGCAACGCGGAGAAGCAGCTGTTCGCGGAGGACCCGGAGCGGCTGCCGGCGCTGCTGGGCCTGTGCGTGCCGGTCAAGGACCTGGACATGGTCGCCGGGGTGCGCTGCACCCGGGGGTCGCGCGTGTTCGCCGACCACGTCGCCGACGCCGACGAGGGCTACGTCGCCGAACTGCGGCGCGCCGGGGCGGTCCTGCCCGGCAAGACCAACACCCCCGAGTTCGGGCTGCCCTGCTACACCGAGAACGAGGTGGCCCCGCCCGCCCGCACCCCGTGGGACACGACCCGTTCGGCGGGCGGCTCCAGCGGCGGCGCGGCGGCCGCGGTGGCCGCCGGACTGGCGCCGTTCGCCCAGGGCGGCGACGGCGGCGGCTCGATCCGCATCCCCGCCAGCGTGTGCGGGCTGTACGGGATCAAACCCACCCGGGGCCGGGTCACCGCGGCGCCGCTGCGCACCGCCGACCCGATCGGACTGTCCGTCACCGGTCCGCTGGCCCGCACGGTCGCCGACGCGGCCCTGCTGCTCGACGCGCTCACACTCGGCGACGTCGGCGACCCGTTCCCGGCGCCGCCGCTGCCCGCGGGCGAGACCTTCCTGTCCCACACGCGGCGCGACCCCGGCCGACTGCGCCTGGCGTGCTTCGCCACCCCGCCGCTGCCCGGGACCGAGGTGCACCCCGACGTGCTGGCGGCCCACCACGGGACCGCCCGGCTGCTGGAGGAGCTGGGACACGACGTCACCGAGATCACACCGCCCTTCGACGGCTCCCACATGGACCACTTCGCGACCGTGTGGGCGGTGGCGGCCGCCTCGGCCCCCGTCCCGGACGGGCAGGAGCACCGGCTGCGCCCGCTGACCCGCTGGCTGCGGGAGCGGGGACGGGCCGTCCCCGCCCCCGACTACGTGGAGGCCGTCGCGCAGCTGCGCCGCTTCGCCCGCCTCGCGCTGACCGTGTTCGCCCCCTACGACGCGGTCCTCACCCCCACGCTGGCCACGCCCCCGGTACCGCTGGGGCACTTCACCGCCACCGGGGACCCGGCGGAGGAGTTCGCGCGGATGAACGCGTTCACCCCGTTCGGCAACGTCTACAACATCACCGGCCAGCCCGCGGTGACCCTCCCGCTGCACACCACCGCCGACGGGCTGCCCGTCGGCGTGATGCTCGCCGGGCGGATCGGCGCGGAGGGCACGCTGCTGTCCCTGTCCGCCCAACTGGAGGCGGCCCGCCCGTGGCTGGACCGCACCCCCGGGATCTGGCGCCGCTAG
- a CDS encoding prolyl oligopeptidase family serine peptidase produces the protein MSPLASYPFAERWELSEVLHGRTVTDPYRWLEEAGSAAAKEWSRAQDSLFDEVSATWAATGWFRDRLRALLGAGYVGSPVWRGQRRLFVRRAAGQEHGVLYVRDGSGPERVLIDPTVVNPAGTTTLDAWVPDPRGRLLAYQLSESGDEQSRLWVMDIDTGAVVDGPIDRCSYSPVAWLPDRDAFYYVRRLPPHQVPEGEEQYHRRVYLHRVGTSPDSDTLVFGEGRDKTEYFGVSVSRDGRWLTLAASPGTAPRNDVWIADLAASSPEAPALTEVQTGVDAETFPHVGRDGRLYLFTDRDSPRGRLCVADPTSPGPEHWRTLLDSDPEAVLGGYAILDGAELDAPVLLALWERHALSEISVHDLATGERVRTLDLPGLGSVGGFTTRPEGGAEAWFAYTDTTSPTAVYRYDARTGEVSLWEGPPGVVDPPRVRTEQVTYTSRDGTPVRMLVVSPPDAEGPRPTVLYGYGGFAISLTPAYSASALAWVEAGGVYAVASLRGGLEEGEEWHRAGMLGNKQNVFDDCHAAAEYLVDAGITTREQLAVMGGSNGGLLVGAAITQRPDLYAAAVCSAPLLDMVRYERFGLGQLWSVEYGSADDPEALGWLLAYSPYHNVREGVRYPATLFTVFDNDTRVDPLHARKMCAALQHATSAPLEQAPILLRREAEVGHSSRSVSRSVRLGADQLAFLAHHTGLRVPGAARND, from the coding sequence ATGTCCCCTCTTGCCTCCTACCCGTTCGCCGAGCGCTGGGAACTGTCCGAGGTCCTGCACGGCCGCACCGTCACCGACCCCTACCGCTGGCTTGAGGAGGCCGGTTCGGCCGCCGCCAAGGAGTGGTCGCGGGCCCAGGACTCCCTGTTCGACGAGGTCTCCGCCACGTGGGCCGCGACCGGCTGGTTCCGCGACCGGCTGCGCGCCCTGCTGGGGGCCGGGTACGTGGGCTCCCCGGTCTGGCGCGGGCAGCGTCGCCTGTTCGTGCGGCGTGCCGCCGGCCAGGAGCACGGCGTGCTGTACGTCCGCGACGGCTCGGGGCCCGAACGGGTGCTCATCGACCCCACCGTGGTGAACCCGGCGGGCACCACCACCCTGGACGCCTGGGTTCCCGATCCGCGGGGGCGGCTGCTGGCCTACCAGTTGTCGGAGAGCGGCGACGAGCAGTCCCGGCTGTGGGTCATGGACATCGACACCGGGGCGGTCGTGGACGGTCCGATCGACCGGTGCTCCTACTCCCCCGTCGCCTGGCTGCCCGACCGCGACGCGTTCTACTACGTGCGCCGACTGCCCCCGCACCAGGTGCCGGAGGGTGAGGAGCAGTACCACCGGCGGGTCTACCTGCACCGGGTGGGCACCTCCCCCGACTCCGACACGCTGGTCTTCGGGGAGGGGCGGGACAAGACCGAGTACTTCGGGGTGTCGGTGAGCCGGGACGGGCGGTGGCTGACGCTGGCCGCCTCGCCGGGCACCGCGCCGCGCAACGACGTCTGGATCGCGGACCTGGCCGCGTCCTCCCCCGAGGCACCGGCCCTCACCGAGGTGCAGACGGGAGTGGACGCCGAGACGTTCCCCCACGTGGGCCGCGACGGCCGACTGTACCTGTTCACCGACCGCGACTCGCCGCGCGGCCGGCTGTGCGTGGCCGATCCCACCTCCCCCGGCCCGGAGCACTGGCGCACGCTGCTCGACAGCGACCCGGAGGCGGTGCTCGGCGGGTACGCGATCCTGGACGGCGCGGAACTGGACGCGCCGGTGCTGCTGGCGCTCTGGGAGCGGCACGCGCTCAGCGAGATCAGTGTGCACGACCTGGCGACGGGGGAGCGGGTGCGCACCCTCGACCTGCCCGGGCTGGGGTCGGTGGGCGGTTTCACCACCCGCCCCGAGGGCGGCGCCGAGGCGTGGTTCGCCTACACCGACACCACCTCCCCGACGGCGGTGTACCGCTACGACGCGCGTACCGGCGAGGTGTCCCTGTGGGAGGGGCCGCCCGGGGTAGTGGACCCCCCGCGGGTCCGCACCGAGCAGGTCACCTACACCTCCCGCGACGGAACGCCGGTGCGGATGCTGGTGGTCTCCCCGCCCGACGCCGAGGGGCCCCGGCCGACCGTCCTGTACGGCTACGGCGGTTTCGCGATCTCGCTGACCCCCGCCTACTCGGCGTCGGCGCTGGCGTGGGTGGAGGCGGGCGGCGTCTACGCGGTCGCGTCCCTGCGCGGCGGCCTGGAGGAGGGCGAGGAGTGGCACCGGGCCGGAATGCTCGGCAACAAGCAGAACGTGTTCGACGACTGCCACGCCGCCGCCGAGTACCTGGTCGACGCGGGGATCACCACCCGGGAGCAGCTCGCCGTGATGGGCGGCAGCAACGGGGGGCTGCTGGTCGGCGCGGCGATCACCCAGCGTCCGGACCTGTACGCCGCCGCGGTGTGCTCGGCCCCGCTGCTGGACATGGTGCGCTACGAGCGGTTCGGCCTGGGGCAGCTGTGGAGCGTGGAGTACGGCAGCGCCGACGACCCCGAGGCGCTGGGCTGGCTGCTCGCCTACTCCCCGTACCACAACGTGCGTGAGGGGGTGCGTTATCCGGCGACCCTGTTCACGGTCTTCGACAACGACACCCGGGTGGACCCGCTGCACGCCCGCAAGATGTGCGCGGCGTTGCAGCACGCCACGTCGGCGCCGCTCGAACAGGCCCCGATCCTGCTGCGCCGGGAGGCCGAGGTCGGGCACAGCTCCCGTTCGGTGAGCCGCAGTGTCCGGCTGGGTGCGGACCAGTTGGCCTTCCTCGCCCACCACACCGGGCTGCGGGTCCCCGGGGCCGCCCGGAACGACTGA